Genomic segment of Avibacterium volantium:
ATGTTGGTAGCGCCATTGTCCCGATAAATTCGTTGGCTTTGTGAAAATGCAGATAAACACTGTCCACGCCCACGCCATCAAAGAAATCGCCTTTACGGGTGAAGGCTTCAATCAGGGCATTCCAAGTGAGTGACAGCATATGCTTACGCCCTTGCAATAGTCCGCCTATGCCATAGCCTTCGGTAGGGTTTACGCGGTGGCGGCCATCGCTTTCATATAATTTACCGTGTCCAAGGGTGAACACTTCATCAATGTATTTTTTCACGATTGATTTTTTGAGCGAGTATTTACCAAAAAAGCGTGGTGTGTGCGATAAGCTTTTCAGGTAGCGTGAAAAGAAAAACCCGAGTTAAATTCAAACTCGGCTTTGTATCAAGACGGTTTTTCCTCACCCCACCTGCACCCTTTGTGCAATGTCTTTCAAATTACTGTAGTTTTCCACCAAACGCGGCGCATCATCCAGCGCCATGGCTAACATCCACAAATAAGTCGTTATCGAATAAACATGCCCAGCGCTTTGATAGCCGAGCAGGCTTAAATAAACAAAGCTAAAGCCAAACAGCACACTCATCGCCGTCCCAATCAGAAAATAGCCCAAAGCCTCACGATTAGAAATCAGCACGCGCAAACGCGCCACCAAACGATAATGCCGCCAAAGACGGTTGGCATCACTTTGGCGGATATGGTGATTATCCTGCTCCAGACGGTTATTCAGACGGCCATAAAGTCCCTCACTCATTCGGGAAAACCACGGCAGCAGCGATAAAAACAGCAATAAAATCAACAAAGAGAACAGACCAATCGGCCATTCCAACACCATTAACATCAGACACGCCCCCGCAATCGACAAAATAGAGGTGATGGACTGCGGCAAATGTTCCTCAAAAAAATTCACAAACTCCCGCGACAAAGCCACTCTTGCGGTAATGGCAGAAACAGAAACTGCCTGCGCCCGCTGTTTTAAAATCACAGGGACAGCGATTTGCGTATAAATATGGGTAAACGCACGGGTATCGACCGAACGGCGCAATCCGCCAATGCCCCACATCAACAGTACCAACAGGCCATAAGTCAGCGACTGCCACACTTGCCCATTCATCACTGCATTGACGGCAAAACCGCCAAACAAGGGATAGCAAAGAAACAGCAAATTTTCCGCGCCGACCAAGGCAAAAGTTGCCAGTAATAGGCGGAAATGGTTTTGACCGATATTTTTCAGGCTTTGCCACATGATGCCTGCTCCACATGCTGGGCAAATACTTGCTCAAACTGCTGTAATAATTGACACAGCTGGTGCGTATTTTCCGCACCAAACTGCTCAAAAACCGTCTGGCTTAATTGCTCGAATGCCTGCACCAAACCGTCCGCCTGTGCTTGGCCTTTTTCGGTTAAAACCAACCATTTTTCCCGTCTGTCCTTCTCGCTGTCCTGAATGACAATCAAGCCCTGTTCCTGCAATTGTTTGCACAGACTAAACACCGTCTGCTTGGACAACTGCCATGCCTCGCTGATGTTTTTCTGCGTCAAACGCTGCTCTTCTGACACCGCAATGCCATACAGCACGGCAAAACGGTTGTAGGGAATGCCCTGCTTTTGCAGCCAACGGTCATATAAATGTTCGATACTGCCCATTTGCTGGGCAAGTTGTTCCAGATGATTGTGCATAAAAAAGTCCGAAAATTGACTAAAGAATCCATTATAGTCAATTTTCGGACTAAATCAAGAGTAAAAAGATAGACGGTGGGGTTGAGAAGATATTTTCAGGCGGCCTTTTAATACCGAAAACCGCTCTGACTCCCCACCACTTCTGCCCTAACTTTCAGTATTTCTTTTTCTTCCACCATCTGTGCTGTCTTGCTCAAATATTCCTGAAAATGCGGGGTTTGCCGGTGTTGTTCATAGGCTTTGGCATCGGCATAGATTTCAAAAAATAGCCAATGATTGGGGGTGTTTTTCTCCGTGCCTGCCGCCATCAGCCAAATGCCGTTTTCTTTGTCCATCGCGATTTGCATTTCATTTTTCACGATTTGGGCAAACTCGCTTTGATATTCGGGTTTGACGCGGACTTTCACCAAATTGCTTTGCATGGTTTAGCTGGGCGTAAAGGTTTTGTCTGCCCAAAATTGCAGGGTTAATGGGGTGAATTGTTTATGGTCGGTGAGAATTTTCGGCGATTCTTGTAAAAAATACTGGTATTGCGGCGATTTTTTATGGATTTGATAGGCGGCTTCATCGACATATAACTCCAGCATATAGCCGAGTTGCGGATTATTTTGGGATTGCAAGGCAATCATCGCCAACGTGCCTTTTTCGTTTTTAATTGAGGTTTGGATATTGTGCTGTGCCACTTGGTAATAGGCGGTGTTTTGCCCTTCGGCAATGCCGAGTTCAAAGAAGTTCATGATGGGGGCTGCCTGAACGCTGAGGCTGGCTGAAAGGGCAAGTGCGGTCATGATTTTTTTCATGGTTTTTCCTCAAAAAAACTGCCCTAAAACCATTCACTCCCCGAAACCGCCATTCACTACGATGGCTTATACCTCTACTACCCCCACCGCCGCCAGCATTCACCGCTATTTAAAGCGTTGGTGGAGGTGTTGCAGGAGGAAGAATAGGGCTATTTCCCCAAAAATAAGGTGTTTCGTATATAATAAACGTATTGCCCTGAATGAGAAGGGATTTCCCTTCTACAATTTGATTATCCTCCCTGAAGGAACAACTTAAGGAATTCTTATGACATCAGAAGATCTTCAACACCTACAAAATCAATACAATCAACTGGTTGATTTAATCGACGTTTTTCAAAAAGACATCGCCAAATGGCAACAAGCCGCCCATCTTGCCAAAACGCTTCAAACCTTTTATTCCTCTCAACAATGGATCGCATTACACGAAAAAATGGCGGACTTTCCCATTGAAACGAATAATCACTATCACGTTTTATCTGAAGACGGTATTTATGACACTTTCACCGAATTGAGCCAATTAGCCAATAAAATGAAAGTTATTTTAGAAGATCTCAATCATTTTTAAACATAAATAATTGCAGGATGGATTACAAAATCCAAGCATATCGCTCTATCTTTATTTGCTCTTCTGTATTGAATGATAGCTAAAAATCTTGTGGAAAATACCTATTTTCAGGCAGCCACCTATCTCGCCGTCCAACTCACCCCGCCTTGATTGCCAAGATACAGCGGTTGAACGGTTCGATAATCTTTGCTTTCCAGCATTGCCGCGGTGTCTTTGAGGTAAGCTTGGAAATGGGGTGTTTGGCGGTGGGCTTGGTAAGCGGCATCATCGGCGTAGATTTCCACCATATAGGCCATATCGGGCTGTTCGCTCGGCTGCACGGCAATCATCGCCAATGTGCCTTTTTCGTTTTTGAGGGAGGTTTGAATATTGTGCTGTGCCACTTGGTGATAGGCGGTGTTTTGCCCTTCGGCAATGCCAAGTTCAAAGAAGTTCATGATGGGGGCTGCCTGAACGCTGAGGCTGGCATAGAGGGCAAATGCGGTCATGATTTTTTCATGGTTTATCCTCAAAAAAACGGCGAAAAACCTACGCTTTCTGCCGTCTTTCATAAATATTAACGATCAGTTTATAACTTCTCAATTCCACTAGTATCCGTCGCACATAAGCGGATACGATGACCATCAGGATCTAATGCTACAAACGTATAACCAAACTCAAGCTCTGTTGGCGGTAATGCCATTGGTATATTTCTAGCTTGGAAATCACGATAGATATTATTGACTTCATCTTTGGATATATCACTCAGACATAACTCAAAACCACCAAATGATAACTGTGGTTTAGGTTCAATATCGTGTTTTGTTTGAAGCCCTAAAATAAAACCATCCTTCAATGAAAAAACAGAAAATCCAGGATAAGCCTCTATAGGCCCTTCACCCAAGATACTTTTATAAAATTCCGTGCTAATGTCGACATTATCAACATATAAAATAATGCTATTTGGTTTAAACATAATACACCTCCAAATTCAAATACTATAAATATTATATCAAAAAGTACAACGTCCAGATCTAAGTCTTCCACCACAATTTTGCACGATTTTTAAGTCATCGGCTTGGTTGATGGCGGTAAAGTTTTTTGTTTCCCATATCATAACTCCCTTTCAAAAAAACGGCAAAAAACGCATGCTTTTCGCCGCCTTTCATGCGATTGATTGAATTACCAAGGCTGGGTAGTTGGGCCGATGGTGATTTCGCTGATGTCGGTGTCTTCTGGCTGGCTTAGGGCAAACAGCACGGCGTTGGCGACACGGTCGGCAGGGATTTCGTAAGTGTCGTACAGTTCGCGATAGCCTTTGGAAGCCTGTTCGTTGGTGATGCCAGCGACCAATTCCGACTGCACGGCAGCAGGATAGAGGGTGGTGGTGCGGATATGGGTGCCAGCTTGGGCGGATTCCATGATGGCTTTCACCGCCCATTTGGTGCCGCAATATACCGCCGCGCCTGCATAGACTTTCAGTCCTGCTACTGATGAGGTGCTTAATACATGCCCTGATTTTTGTGCCTCAAAAGTGGGCAAGACGGCGGCAATGCCGTTCAACACGCCTTTGATGTTCACGTCCACCATGGCATTCCAATTGCCGGTTTCCAAAGCGGAAAGTGGTGAGCTGGGCATGAGGCCTGCGTTGAGGAAGATGGCATCGACTTTGCCGAAACGGTCTTTGGCAAGCTGTACAAGGGCTTGATTGTCTTCGGCTTTCACCACGTCCGTCACGCGGTAAGCGGCTTCACCGCCGTTTTGCGCGATTTTGTCGGCAATGGCTTTGAGCTTGTCTTCACGGCGTGCTCCTAAGACGATTTTTGCGCCTGCGGCTGCCAGTTTATAGGCGGTGGCTTCGCCAATGCCTGATGATGCGCCTGTGATGATGACGACTTTGTCTTGAATATTTTGCATTTTTTGCTCCTATTTTGCGTGAGAAAAGAATTTGACCAAATATTAAGTGCGGTCAAATTTTATGAGATTTTTATTTCTTTTATTTTCAGACGGCATAAGCATTTTATAAGGCCGTCTGAAAGCCTTAGTTTTTCGTGATTTCACTTAATTCACCATTTCCATTAAATCATTTGCGATAAATTTGGCGGCAAATTCGCGAACCTGATAATCCGCTAACTGTTTATGGAAATACACGTCTTCCGCCAAAATGGCTTGCAAGGCGGTTTCATTTTCCGCTTGGGCGATAATCAAACCGCCTTTGTGATCTGCGTATGGCCCAAATAGCAGGAATACGCCCGATTCGGCATACTTTTTCAGCCAAGCGCGATGCTCTTCTAACAAGGCATTCACGGCGTTATTTGTGGGATCTAATGAAATTTGTACTAAAAACATACCGCTCTTTCCTTAATCTTGAATGGTTTTAACTAAACGTGCTGCGTGATCAAGGGCTTTCTCACGCACTGCTGCAAGCTGTTCCGCTGTGCTGACATTCGGAATTGTCATCATTCCGTTGGAATACACAGGCGGCAGCCACTGCATTTGGCAAAGGTTCGCAAGCTGCTGAAATGCGGGTAAAAATTGTTCTACTGTGTGATGCATTGCGCCGTCAGGCTGATATTGCTCCGCCGCTGCGCCTGTGGTGAAAGAGATAAGCAATTTTTTGCCCGCCAATTTTCCGCCCGTGCTGCCGTGCGCAAAGCCGTACACAAACACATCGTCCACCCATTTTTTCAACAACGCAGGATAGCTATACCAATAAAAAGGGAACTGCAACACGATGGTGTCCGCATTAAGCAAGCGGTTTTGCTCCGCCGCTACATCAATTTGGTAATTTGGATAAACCAAATCCAAACGCACAATCTCTGCCTGTGGCAAGGCTTTTTCGAGTTGAGCGAGAATTTCACGATTCGCCACGGAATGATCTAAATCGGGGTGTCCTGAAATAATTAATACTGAGTTCATTTTTGTTCCTTATTACGTTCTGAATGAATTTGATGCGTAGTATAGACTTGCGTCATTGATTAAACTAGACTAACAATAACTAAAACAGAATTAGGTAAAAACTAACAATGGATAGCTCAACCTACCAACAACTGCGTATTTTTCACGCTATCGCTCGTGCTGGCAGCATCAGCGAAGCGGCGCGCACATTGGGAATGACCACGCCCTCTGCTAGTCAGGCATTGAAATTGCTGGAACAAAAAATGGATATGCCCTTATTTTGGCGAAACACTCGGCGTGTGGTGCTAACAGAGGCAGGGCAACGATTGTTGAGCCAAACGGGGTCATTAATGGCACAACTGGAACACAGCTTTGACGCGCTGATCAGCGAAGAACACGAACCCGCAGGCTTGGTGAAAATCACCCTTTCTCGTTTTGCTTACCGCTTGATTATTCAGCCTTATTTGGCCGAATTTAACCAGCGTTATCCGCATATTTGCTTGGATATTTCCGTCTATGACGGCACGGTGGACTTGGTACAAGCAGGCTATGATTTGGGCATTCGCTTTGGTGATAAAATTGATGAAAATATGGTGGCACGGCAATTATTGCCGTCTTTCCAAGAGGGGCTATATGTTTCCAAAGGCTACCTGAAAACTTACGGCGAACCGCAAAGAGATAATCTGCATCAACACCGTCTGATCGGCTACCGCTTTATCACCACCGGGCAAATCCTACCGCTGATTTTAGAACAAGGCGGCGAAAGCATGAGCGTGGAAATGCCTAC
This window contains:
- a CDS encoding ABC transporter six-transmembrane domain-containing protein, with the translated sequence MWQSLKNIGQNHFRLLLATFALVGAENLLFLCYPLFGGFAVNAVMNGQVWQSLTYGLLVLLMWGIGGLRRSVDTRAFTHIYTQIAVPVILKQRAQAVSVSAITARVALSREFVNFFEEHLPQSITSILSIAGACLMLMVLEWPIGLFSLLILLLFLSLLPWFSRMSEGLYGRLNNRLEQDNHHIRQSDANRLWRHYRLVARLRVLISNREALGYFLIGTAMSVLFGFSFVYLSLLGYQSAGHVYSITTYLWMLAMALDDAPRLVENYSNLKDIAQRVQVG
- a CDS encoding MarR family winged helix-turn-helix transcriptional regulator, which translates into the protein MHNHLEQLAQQMGSIEHLYDRWLQKQGIPYNRFAVLYGIAVSEEQRLTQKNISEAWQLSKQTVFSLCKQLQEQGLIVIQDSEKDRREKWLVLTEKGQAQADGLVQAFEQLSQTVFEQFGAENTHQLCQLLQQFEQVFAQHVEQASCGKA
- a CDS encoding putative quinol monooxygenase, with amino-acid sequence MQSNLVKVRVKPEYQSEFAQIVKNEMQIAMDKENGIWLMAAGTEKNTPNHWLFFEIYADAKAYEQHRQTPHFQEYLSKTAQMVEEKEILKVRAEVVGSQSGFRY
- a CDS encoding putative quinol monooxygenase; its protein translation is MKKIMTALALSASLSVQAAPIMNFFELGIAEGQNTAYYQVAQHNIQTSIKNEKGTLAMIALQSQNNPQLGYMLELYVDEAAYQIHKKSPQYQYFLQESPKILTDHKQFTPLTLQFWADKTFTPS
- a CDS encoding DUF4298 domain-containing protein; the encoded protein is MTSEDLQHLQNQYNQLVDLIDVFQKDIAKWQQAAHLAKTLQTFYSSQQWIALHEKMADFPIETNNHYHVLSEDGIYDTFTELSQLANKMKVILEDLNHF
- a CDS encoding putative quinol monooxygenase: MTAFALYASLSVQAAPIMNFFELGIAEGQNTAYHQVAQHNIQTSLKNEKGTLAMIAVQPSEQPDMAYMVEIYADDAAYQAHRQTPHFQAYLKDTAAMLESKDYRTVQPLYLGNQGGVSWTAR
- a CDS encoding VOC family protein, which produces MFKPNSIILYVDNVDISTEFYKSILGEGPIEAYPGFSVFSLKDGFILGLQTKHDIEPKPQLSFGGFELCLSDISKDEVNNIYRDFQARNIPMALPPTELEFGYTFVALDPDGHRIRLCATDTSGIEKL
- a CDS encoding SDR family oxidoreductase, with translation MQNIQDKVVIITGASSGIGEATAYKLAAAGAKIVLGARREDKLKAIADKIAQNGGEAAYRVTDVVKAEDNQALVQLAKDRFGKVDAIFLNAGLMPSSPLSALETGNWNAMVDVNIKGVLNGIAAVLPTFEAQKSGHVLSTSSVAGLKVYAGAAVYCGTKWAVKAIMESAQAGTHIRTTTLYPAAVQSELVAGITNEQASKGYRELYDTYEIPADRVANAVLFALSQPEDTDISEITIGPTTQPW
- a CDS encoding YciI family protein; the encoded protein is MFLVQISLDPTNNAVNALLEEHRAWLKKYAESGVFLLFGPYADHKGGLIIAQAENETALQAILAEDVYFHKQLADYQVREFAAKFIANDLMEMVN
- a CDS encoding NAD(P)H-dependent oxidoreductase codes for the protein MNSVLIISGHPDLDHSVANREILAQLEKALPQAEIVRLDLVYPNYQIDVAAEQNRLLNADTIVLQFPFYWYSYPALLKKWVDDVFVYGFAHGSTGGKLAGKKLLISFTTGAAAEQYQPDGAMHHTVEQFLPAFQQLANLCQMQWLPPVYSNGMMTIPNVSTAEQLAAVREKALDHAARLVKTIQD
- a CDS encoding LysR family transcriptional regulator; the protein is MDSSTYQQLRIFHAIARAGSISEAARTLGMTTPSASQALKLLEQKMDMPLFWRNTRRVVLTEAGQRLLSQTGSLMAQLEHSFDALISEEHEPAGLVKITLSRFAYRLIIQPYLAEFNQRYPHICLDISVYDGTVDLVQAGYDLGIRFGDKIDENMVARQLLPSFQEGLYVSKGYLKTYGEPQRDNLHQHRLIGYRFITTGQILPLILEQGGESMSVEMPTPIICNDIDTFADGVRAGLGIGRLFTPIHQQLPDKNDFIPVLTDYWRNYPPVYLYYPQASQKIKRVAAVIEFLVGKMVN